In one window of Microtus ochrogaster isolate Prairie Vole_2 unplaced genomic scaffold, MicOch1.0 UNK56, whole genome shotgun sequence DNA:
- the Ms4a18 gene encoding membrane-spanning 4-domains subfamily A member 18, with protein MNKQQSVSAVTVPGNVHAVQPTYAVASGSQEKPLEMTAYPAPATMLQHNTGSANLQNPLIVIQSPAGMTGLQAQPAVPQYPMGMAGVQAPPGVIQYSPEITSAQVLPGDPQNPLNTVPGPTQTSSYPQWNPSFMSFPEFNPKKFINEEVRTLGAIQILIGLFHIASAANPQLYGIRTPLGLSGYLVWGGLSFIISGSLSVCAEKSANSCMVNASIGMNVVSSIFSLLGIIIIIVDLCFPRSQDDSLMSCLKAISGALFPFVLLEFIITCVVSHFGCQAVCWAHFENISMISPIFSSNTVNTTNGPVNTTSPHSATNIPVQLNVQPTVPNNAFPEHSYKNGADFAQN; from the exons ATGAACAAACAGCAGAGTGTGTCTGCTGTCACTGTCCCAGGTAATGTCCATGCCGTCCAGCCTACCTATGCTGTGGCCTCTGGAAGCCAGGAGAAGCCTTTGGAAATGACCGCTTATCCGGCACCAGCAACCATGCTCCAGCACAATACAGGGAGTGCAAACTTACAGAACCCACTCATTGTGATCCAGAGCCCAGCAGGAATGACAGGCCTGCAGGCCCAGCCCGCTGTGCCCCAGTATCCAATGGGAATGGCTGGTGTGCAGGCTCCACCAGGAGTGATCCAGTACTCACCAGAAATAACAAGTGCCCAGGTCCTGCCTGGAGACCCTCAGAATCCTCTGAACACTGTCCCGGGGCCAACACAGACCTCAAGCTATCCCCAGTGGAACCCGTCCTTTATGTCCTTTCCTGAATTTAATCCCAAGAAATTCATTAACGAAGAAGTCAGAACATTAGGG GCCATCCAGATCCTCATTGGCCTGTTTCATATTGCCTCTGCAGCCAACCCTCAACTATACGGGATCCGTACTCCGCTGGGGCTCTCAGGGTACCTGGTCTGGGGAGGACtgtct tTTATCATCTCTGGATCCCTCTCAGTCTGCGCTGAAAAGTCTGCCAACAGTTGCATG GTGAACGCCAGCATTGGCATGAATGTCGTCAGctccatcttctcccttcttggtatcatcattatcattgtgGATCTGTGTTTTCCCCGCTCGCAAGATGATTCACTGATG AGTTGTTTGAAAGCAATCTCTGGAGCTCTCTTCCCCTTCGTCCTCCTGGAATTCATCATCACCTGTGTGGTCTCACATTTTGGGTGCCAGGCTGTCTGCTGGGCCCATTTTGAG AACATATCTATGATCTCACCTATATTCAGTAGCAACA CAGTCAACACTACCAATGGACCTGTCAATACCACCAGTCCACACAGTGCCACCAACATCCCAGTCCAGCTCAATGTCCAGCCCACCGTCCCCAATAATGCTTTCCCTGAACACTCATACAAAAATGGAGCTGATTTTGCCCAGAACTAG